One window of Streptomyces sp. SUK 48 genomic DNA carries:
- a CDS encoding D-2-hydroxyacid dehydrogenase family protein, whose protein sequence is MRLRCAVLDDFQGVAIESADWSVLGDAVEVVSMREHLADEDALAAALAGYDIVVTLRERVAFPGSLLARLPRLRLIVATGMRNTVIDYAAAEKHGVTVCGTQSSGTPPVELTWALLLGLARGIVQENTALRTGGPWQSTVGADLHGARLGVLGLGRIGTAVARVGLAFGMRVGAWSPRLTEERAAAAGVELAASKEELLASGDFVSVHVPGGDRTRGLIGAAELALLKPTAYLVNTSRASVVDQDALLAALHEGRIAGAGIDVFDIEPLPAGHPMRTAPRLLATPHLGYVSAANYRTYFSQAVEDIRSYLAKSPVRQLP, encoded by the coding sequence GTGCGGCTTCGCTGTGCGGTGCTGGACGATTTCCAGGGTGTGGCCATCGAGTCGGCCGACTGGTCGGTGCTCGGGGACGCGGTGGAGGTCGTATCGATGCGGGAGCACCTGGCCGACGAGGACGCGCTCGCGGCGGCGCTCGCCGGGTACGACATCGTCGTCACCCTGCGCGAACGCGTCGCCTTCCCGGGCTCGTTGCTCGCCCGGCTGCCCCGGCTGCGGCTGATCGTGGCGACCGGGATGCGCAACACCGTGATCGACTACGCCGCGGCCGAGAAGCACGGCGTCACCGTGTGCGGGACGCAGAGCTCCGGGACTCCCCCGGTCGAGCTGACCTGGGCGCTGCTGCTGGGGCTCGCCCGGGGGATCGTCCAGGAGAACACCGCGCTGCGCACCGGCGGGCCCTGGCAGTCCACGGTCGGCGCCGATCTGCACGGCGCCCGTCTCGGTGTGCTCGGGCTAGGCCGGATCGGCACCGCGGTCGCGCGGGTCGGGCTCGCCTTCGGGATGCGGGTCGGCGCGTGGAGCCCGCGGCTGACCGAGGAGCGCGCGGCGGCCGCCGGCGTGGAACTGGCCGCTTCCAAGGAGGAGTTGCTGGCGAGCGGCGACTTCGTCTCCGTGCATGTGCCGGGCGGCGACCGCACCCGGGGGCTGATCGGCGCCGCCGAACTCGCCCTCCTGAAGCCGACCGCCTACCTGGTCAACACCTCCCGCGCCTCGGTCGTGGACCAGGACGCGCTGCTCGCCGCGCTGCACGAGGGCCGGATCGCGGGTGCCGGCATCGACGTCTTCGACATCGAACCCCTGCCCGCCGGCCACCCGATGCGCACCGCGCCCCGCCTGCTCGCCACCCCGCACCTCGGCTATGTCTCCGCGGCCAACTACCGGACGTACTTCTCCCAGGCAGTGGAGGACATTCGGTCCTATCTGGCGAAATCTCCGGTACGACAATTGCCGTGA
- a CDS encoding helix-turn-helix domain-containing protein — translation MDTDDELRIDTPHRELLDQILDKWSLSVLNELCERPCRFNELRRAIPQVTQKSLTATLRRLERNGVIEREVVSTRPVAVRYRITPLGKTLRHPVDVLLAWASRNMPAVERAREEFEAREDGRSVSA, via the coding sequence ATGGATACCGACGACGAACTCCGCATCGACACCCCGCACCGCGAACTGCTCGACCAGATCCTCGACAAGTGGTCGCTCAGCGTCCTCAACGAGCTCTGCGAACGCCCGTGCCGCTTCAACGAACTGCGCCGGGCCATCCCTCAGGTCACGCAGAAGTCGCTGACCGCGACACTGCGCCGGCTTGAGCGGAACGGTGTGATCGAGCGCGAGGTCGTCTCCACCCGCCCCGTGGCGGTCCGGTATCGGATCACGCCCCTCGGCAAGACCCTCCGCCACCCCGTTGACGTGCTGCTGGCGTGGGCCTCGCGGAACATGCCCGCCGTCGAACGCGCACGCGAAGAGTTCGAAGCGCGGGAAGACGGTAGAAGCGTCAGTGCGTAA
- a CDS encoding alpha/beta hydrolase: MSTAFGHLRYGPSAWQRIDLYGPAEPEDGTAPVAEPSQAAPVVLVHGGFWRHDRTAQDLEPLAFALTERGHRVAVLEYRPSWDGGAWPGAAEDCQAALRLLGQKDGAWDGAVLVGHSAGAHLLLAALQGQAGGARVVLLAPVTDLAEAARLGVGEGAVDVFLAEHLAAGGAHQEATPVLAPADASSVTVVSAREDQAVPEELTRHQLGRWAKDGLRLTTVSVPGARHMHLVNPQRPACRTVLELIGGGAATARKEDR, from the coding sequence GTGAGCACGGCCTTCGGCCACCTCCGGTACGGCCCCTCCGCGTGGCAGCGCATCGACCTGTACGGGCCGGCGGAACCGGAGGACGGCACCGCGCCCGTCGCCGAGCCTTCGCAGGCCGCACCGGTGGTGCTGGTGCACGGCGGTTTCTGGCGGCACGACCGCACGGCGCAGGATCTGGAACCGCTGGCGTTCGCCCTGACCGAACGCGGCCACCGGGTCGCCGTCCTGGAGTACCGGCCGAGCTGGGACGGCGGGGCGTGGCCGGGCGCCGCGGAGGATTGCCAGGCCGCACTGCGCCTGCTCGGGCAGAAGGACGGCGCCTGGGACGGCGCGGTGCTCGTGGGCCACTCCGCGGGCGCCCATCTGTTGCTCGCCGCCCTCCAGGGGCAGGCCGGAGGGGCCCGCGTCGTGCTGCTCGCCCCGGTGACCGACCTCGCCGAAGCGGCCCGGCTCGGGGTGGGCGAGGGAGCGGTGGACGTCTTCCTGGCCGAGCACCTCGCCGCAGGCGGCGCCCACCAGGAGGCGACGCCCGTACTCGCGCCGGCCGACGCGTCCTCCGTCACGGTGGTGAGCGCGCGGGAGGACCAGGCCGTACCGGAGGAACTCACCCGCCACCAGCTGGGCCGGTGGGCCAAGGACGGACTGCGGCTGACGACGGTGTCCGTGCCCGGCGCGCGCCACATGCATCTGGTGAACCCGCAGCGCCCCGCCTGCCGGACCGTGCTGGAGCTCATCGGCGGCGGTGCCGCCACCGCCAGGAAAGAGGACAGGTGA
- a CDS encoding DUF5949 family protein, with protein sequence MTSTPTELRPADLGTLVVLPWSGAAPDGTDMPYLLAYSLGDAAGGPQVTAAAVEQLLVSNGLPVGGDLVDGTYRPSLPITLLVEAGQAVVRMPRLIAQAPAPPEWLAAVRARGFAYLVFTTRAWPEGAPGRVVQPDVLAAFAGAPETLHAAAHVVLPATSLRG encoded by the coding sequence GTGACCTCAACCCCCACGGAACTGCGCCCCGCCGACCTCGGCACGCTGGTCGTGCTGCCCTGGAGCGGCGCGGCCCCCGACGGCACCGACATGCCCTACCTGCTGGCCTACTCCCTGGGGGACGCCGCGGGCGGCCCCCAGGTCACCGCGGCCGCGGTCGAGCAGCTGCTGGTGAGCAACGGACTGCCGGTCGGCGGCGACCTGGTCGACGGCACCTACCGGCCCAGCCTCCCCATCACCCTGCTGGTGGAGGCCGGGCAGGCCGTCGTACGGATGCCGCGGCTGATCGCGCAGGCCCCCGCACCGCCCGAGTGGCTCGCCGCCGTCCGGGCCCGCGGGTTCGCCTACCTGGTGTTCACCACCCGCGCCTGGCCCGAGGGCGCGCCCGGCAGGGTCGTACAGCCGGACGTGCTGGCCGCGTTCGCCGGCGCCCCGGAGACCCTGCACGCCGCCGCGCATGTCGTGCTCCCGGCCACCAGCCTGCGTGGCTGA
- a CDS encoding nucleoside-diphosphate kinase, whose amino-acid sequence MTTTTTADPVPADLHAPGTARSAVLPRAFDSLTADPRKRDLYRLDTYAREGLELFGSPSERAWLHANTFVVLKPDALAGRRGTRVLEILEEEGWKPLAARPFHFDPVLTREIWRYQFNAASQQRIAVVDHLLDSGPSALVLLRDTRRAGSGLPASVRLTAAKGAADPASAHGRDLRTRFGRVNGLFNFVHTPDEPADLVRELRLFTYRTGTAWLRGALTQSPPVEGQPCPARSLVAELERDVPLHDLAAQPSLGRLAGRTDRWGALAREHRTRDAVRHWLTALSDTELPPGAARWDVLSVLTEWIDCNEPGVAPLLATVAAAAWRNKE is encoded by the coding sequence GTGACCACGACGACCACCGCCGACCCGGTGCCGGCGGACCTCCACGCGCCGGGCACGGCCCGCTCGGCCGTGCTGCCGCGGGCGTTCGACTCCCTGACCGCGGATCCGCGCAAGCGGGACCTGTACCGCCTGGACACCTACGCGCGGGAGGGGCTGGAGCTGTTCGGCTCCCCCAGCGAGCGGGCCTGGCTGCACGCGAACACCTTCGTGGTCCTCAAGCCGGACGCCCTGGCCGGCCGGCGCGGCACGAGGGTGCTGGAGATCCTCGAGGAAGAAGGCTGGAAGCCCTTGGCGGCCCGGCCCTTTCACTTCGACCCGGTCCTGACCAGGGAGATCTGGCGCTACCAGTTCAACGCCGCCTCGCAGCAGCGGATCGCGGTGGTCGACCACCTGCTGGACTCCGGCCCGTCCGCGCTCGTCCTGCTGCGGGACACGCGCAGAGCGGGATCCGGCCTCCCCGCGAGCGTCCGGCTGACCGCCGCCAAGGGCGCGGCCGATCCCGCCTCCGCCCACGGCCGTGACCTGCGTACCCGGTTCGGCCGGGTCAATGGGCTGTTCAACTTCGTCCACACCCCGGACGAACCGGCCGATCTGGTCCGGGAGCTGCGGCTGTTCACCTACCGTACGGGGACCGCGTGGCTGCGCGGCGCGCTCACGCAGAGCCCGCCCGTCGAGGGGCAGCCGTGCCCGGCCCGGAGCCTGGTCGCCGAACTGGAGCGGGACGTGCCGCTGCACGACCTGGCGGCGCAGCCGAGCCTCGGCCGGCTCGCCGGGCGTACGGACCGGTGGGGCGCGCTCGCCCGCGAACACCGCACACGCGACGCGGTCCGGCACTGGCTGACGGCCCTGAGCGATACGGAGCTGCCCCCGGGCGCTGCCCGCTGGGACGTCCTGTCGGTGCTGACAGAGTGGATCGACTGCAACGAACCGGGTGTCGCGCCGCTGCTCGCCACCGTCGCGGCCGCCGCTTGGAGGAACAAAGAGTGA
- a CDS encoding (2Fe-2S)-binding protein has translation MSGSDDPLICLCARVPESEIMAAIGAGYRDAAAVCDETGAGSGCGGCVAEVEDLIAWTDSATRA, from the coding sequence GTGTCCGGCAGTGATGACCCGCTGATCTGCCTGTGCGCGCGGGTGCCCGAGAGCGAGATCATGGCGGCGATCGGGGCGGGCTACCGCGACGCGGCGGCGGTATGTGACGAGACGGGCGCCGGATCCGGCTGCGGGGGCTGCGTGGCGGAGGTCGAGGACCTCATCGCCTGGACGGATTCCGCCACGCGCGCCTGA
- a CDS encoding LuxR C-terminal-related transcriptional regulator, producing MSNTTLKQIEVADVKPEDADPERVYALAARQRHVQLSGLSQTLGWNGERTAAAVEKLCRYNLLVPVHQDGETFSVSTPRHAASRLLAPLDRQIENLEREAFRLRADLGKYQDAYTEAVAGSDRNLEFVTLVGHDAINAELERAAARCEEEVLTAQPGGGRSAESLKSAWTATKDMLDRGIRMRTVYQHSARFSPATRRYVNQVTEYGGQVRSLEQITERLIIFDRKVAFIPARSDRKAALAVYQPAVVEFLVGIFERAWILGTPFPSRNRAPDVQVLLSDVRLSIIKLLADGETDETIARRMGLSVRTCRSHISKMYETFGVRSRCQLGVFIANSGLLDAGTVDMVGEDAS from the coding sequence GTGAGCAACACAACACTGAAGCAAATAGAAGTTGCTGACGTCAAACCAGAAGACGCGGACCCAGAGCGTGTGTACGCTCTGGCCGCCCGTCAAAGGCACGTTCAGCTGAGCGGCTTGAGCCAAACGCTCGGCTGGAACGGGGAACGCACAGCCGCCGCCGTCGAGAAGCTGTGCCGCTACAACCTGCTGGTGCCGGTCCATCAGGACGGAGAGACTTTCAGCGTCTCCACTCCGCGCCATGCGGCATCGAGACTTCTCGCACCGCTCGACCGGCAGATCGAGAACCTGGAACGCGAGGCGTTCCGGCTCCGCGCCGACCTCGGCAAGTACCAGGACGCCTACACCGAGGCGGTCGCCGGCTCCGACCGGAACCTGGAGTTCGTCACCCTGGTCGGCCACGACGCCATAAACGCCGAGCTGGAGCGGGCTGCCGCACGGTGCGAGGAGGAGGTCCTCACGGCCCAGCCGGGCGGAGGCCGGAGCGCGGAGAGCCTGAAATCGGCCTGGACGGCCACCAAAGACATGCTGGACCGCGGCATCCGCATGCGCACGGTCTATCAGCATTCCGCCCGTTTCAGTCCGGCCACCAGGCGCTACGTCAACCAGGTGACCGAGTACGGCGGTCAGGTCCGAAGCCTCGAGCAGATCACCGAGCGCCTCATCATCTTCGACCGCAAGGTCGCTTTCATCCCGGCCCGCAGCGATCGCAAGGCCGCCCTCGCCGTCTATCAGCCGGCCGTAGTGGAATTCCTGGTCGGCATCTTCGAGCGGGCCTGGATCCTGGGAACTCCCTTCCCCTCCCGAAACCGCGCCCCAGATGTACAGGTCCTGCTCTCGGATGTCCGCCTGTCCATCATCAAGCTGCTCGCCGACGGTGAGACGGACGAGACCATCGCCCGTCGCATGGGATTGAGCGTGCGGACCTGTCGCAGCCATATCTCCAAGATGTACGAGACATTCGGAGTGCGCAGCCGCTGCCAGTTGGGCGTCTTCATCGCCAACTCGGGTCTGCTCGACGCGGGGACCGTCGACATGGTCGGCGAAGACGCGAGCTGA
- a CDS encoding MFS transporter — protein MTADQTIRPDDSAAISRAAKGASLFWRFWTASTISGAGDAVTTVALPLLAVSVLHASNFEVSLLPAAQYAAWIAIGLPAGVIVQRLPLRGTQVAMDVIRAVAVLSVPVAALLGVLHLAQLVVVALVVGLATVVFDVGNSTFLPSIVSKEELTARNSLTSGSAAATQMGGPAVGGVLVQLCGAAVSLVFDAVSYLVSAVLLRSLPRPAHPASAQTKREPTLALIKEGWHFVVRHKVIRLCAAAATLVNFTLGALMALIPVFLVRTLDVPASLVGVLIATEGLGSFIGAAVTTTLANRFGSARAILYSTLVGACATLLLPLAGSSWSLLLFALGNVGVGAAAVVLSVLARTHRQTVTPPELLPRVMATVRFVSWGAVPVGALTAGIAGTLLGSRGALWLIVAIGFLTPLSLWTSSVRGRRDLV, from the coding sequence GTGACGGCCGACCAGACGATCAGACCTGATGACTCAGCGGCCATCAGCCGGGCGGCGAAAGGGGCATCCCTCTTCTGGCGGTTCTGGACCGCATCGACGATCAGCGGGGCCGGCGACGCGGTCACCACAGTCGCCCTGCCCCTCCTCGCCGTCAGTGTTCTGCACGCGTCGAATTTCGAGGTGAGTCTCCTCCCGGCGGCCCAGTACGCCGCCTGGATCGCGATCGGTCTGCCCGCAGGTGTCATCGTGCAGCGCCTGCCGCTGCGCGGCACTCAGGTGGCCATGGACGTCATCAGGGCCGTCGCCGTCCTGTCCGTGCCCGTCGCGGCTCTCCTTGGCGTCCTGCACCTGGCGCAACTCGTCGTCGTCGCCCTGGTCGTGGGCCTGGCGACGGTGGTGTTCGACGTCGGCAACTCCACCTTCCTTCCGTCGATCGTCAGCAAGGAGGAACTGACCGCGCGCAACAGCCTCACCTCCGGCTCCGCCGCCGCCACCCAGATGGGCGGCCCCGCGGTCGGCGGTGTGCTGGTCCAGCTGTGCGGCGCGGCCGTCAGCCTCGTCTTCGACGCCGTCAGCTACCTCGTCTCCGCAGTGCTCCTGCGCAGCCTGCCGAGACCCGCGCATCCCGCGTCGGCACAGACCAAGCGGGAGCCGACCCTGGCGCTCATCAAGGAGGGCTGGCACTTCGTCGTCCGCCACAAGGTCATCCGGCTCTGCGCGGCCGCGGCGACCCTGGTGAACTTCACCCTCGGTGCGCTCATGGCGCTCATCCCCGTCTTCCTCGTCAGAACGCTCGACGTCCCGGCGAGCCTCGTCGGCGTCCTGATCGCCACCGAGGGGCTGGGCAGCTTCATCGGGGCCGCCGTGACCACTACCCTGGCCAACCGTTTCGGCAGCGCCCGCGCGATCCTGTACTCCACCCTGGTCGGTGCCTGCGCCACCCTTCTGCTGCCCCTGGCCGGCAGCAGCTGGAGCCTCCTCCTGTTCGCCCTCGGCAACGTGGGCGTCGGCGCGGCGGCGGTGGTGCTCAGCGTTCTCGCCCGCACCCACCGCCAGACGGTCACCCCGCCCGAACTTCTGCCCCGTGTCATGGCCACCGTCCGCTTCGTCTCCTGGGGAGCGGTCCCCGTCGGCGCCCTGACCGCTGGTATCGCCGGCACACTCCTCGGCAGCCGCGGCGCCCTTTGGCTGATCGTCGCCATCGGCTTCCTGACCCCGCTGTCCCTGTGGACCAGCTCCGTCCGCGGGCGCAGGGACCTGGTCTGA
- a CDS encoding chaplin, translating to MSRIAKAAAVALGTGAVVIGGAGLALADAGAQGAAVGSPGVLSGNVIQVPVNIPVNVCGDSIDVIGLLNPAFGNTCVNQGGALAQPSAGYGG from the coding sequence ATGTCTCGCATCGCGAAGGCAGCCGCCGTGGCCCTCGGCACCGGTGCCGTGGTGATCGGTGGGGCCGGGCTGGCTCTGGCCGACGCGGGCGCCCAGGGCGCGGCCGTCGGCTCGCCCGGTGTGCTGTCCGGCAACGTGATCCAGGTTCCGGTCAACATCCCGGTGAACGTGTGCGGTGACAGCATCGACGTCATCGGTCTGCTGAACCCGGCCTTCGGCAACACCTGCGTCAACCAGGGCGGCGCCCTCGCGCAGCCCAGCGCCGGCTACGGCGGCTGA
- a CDS encoding chaplin, with product MSRIAKGLVLTSAAVAAVAGAAGAAAASSGADGVAANSPGVISGNVIQVPVHIPVNVCGDSIDVIGLLNPAFGNTCVNG from the coding sequence ATGTCGCGTATCGCGAAGGGTCTGGTCCTGACCTCCGCCGCCGTCGCGGCCGTCGCCGGCGCCGCCGGTGCCGCCGCCGCCTCCTCGGGCGCGGACGGCGTTGCCGCCAACTCGCCCGGTGTCATCTCCGGCAATGTCATTCAGGTCCCGGTCCACATCCCGGTCAACGTCTGCGGTGACAGCATCGACGTCATCGGTCTGCTGAACCCGGCGTTCGGCAACACCTGCGTCAACGGCTGA
- a CDS encoding RidA family protein, with protein sequence MTVQHFTPEGMPQPVPYHHVAVGTGTKHIHVSGQVARQADGTPVAPGDLAGQVAQALRNTAVGLAGAGASFVDVLRLTFYVTRWSPEKIGDFMAGVEAVAEEIGLRLPMPPASLIGVEYLFEPDVLVEVEATALLD encoded by the coding sequence ATGACCGTTCAGCACTTCACGCCGGAAGGCATGCCGCAGCCGGTCCCCTACCACCATGTCGCCGTGGGCACCGGGACGAAGCACATCCACGTCAGCGGCCAGGTCGCGCGCCAGGCCGACGGGACTCCGGTGGCACCCGGCGATCTGGCCGGGCAGGTCGCGCAGGCACTGCGCAACACCGCCGTCGGACTGGCGGGCGCGGGCGCGTCGTTCGTGGACGTGCTGCGCTTGACGTTCTACGTGACCCGGTGGAGCCCGGAGAAGATCGGCGACTTCATGGCCGGTGTGGAGGCCGTCGCCGAGGAGATCGGCCTCCGGCTTCCCATGCCCCCGGCCTCCCTCATCGGCGTCGAGTACCTCTTCGAACCGGACGTCCTCGTCGAGGTCGAGGCGACCGCGCTCCTGGACTGA
- a CDS encoding tyrosinase family protein: protein MAYVRKNAGALTSAERKRFVDALLEVKRRGQYDEFVRTHIAYFAADGETQLRAAHMAPSFLPWHRRFLLDLENALRRVDSAVTLPYWDWTRDRTATSVPWTKDLLGGNGRGSDRQVTTGPFAYSTGNWTIREGVTDGRYLTRDLGRAAAPLQLPTKDDVNWALNDPVYDVRPWDSTVTQGFRNKLEGWGTGSGSASWHNHNRVHRWVGGAMLGAASVNDPVFWLHHAYLDMQWERWQKAHSSHRYLPADPPGTGDAQHGRVVARHEKLPPWSDTPDQLEDMSGVYRYA from the coding sequence ATGGCGTACGTGCGTAAGAACGCCGGCGCCCTCACCTCGGCCGAGCGGAAACGATTCGTGGACGCCCTGCTGGAGGTCAAGCGGCGCGGCCAGTACGACGAGTTCGTGCGCACCCACATCGCGTACTTCGCCGCCGACGGCGAGACCCAACTGCGGGCCGCCCACATGGCGCCGTCCTTCCTGCCCTGGCACCGCCGGTTCCTGCTGGACCTGGAGAACGCGCTGCGCCGTGTCGACTCCGCGGTGACCCTGCCGTACTGGGACTGGACCCGGGACCGCACGGCGACCTCGGTGCCCTGGACCAAGGACCTGCTCGGCGGCAACGGCCGCGGCTCCGACCGGCAGGTGACGACCGGTCCGTTCGCCTATTCGACGGGCAACTGGACCATCCGGGAGGGCGTCACCGACGGCCGCTACCTCACCCGCGACCTCGGCCGCGCCGCCGCACCCCTCCAGCTGCCCACGAAGGACGACGTGAACTGGGCGCTGAACGACCCGGTCTACGACGTACGGCCCTGGGACTCGACCGTCACCCAGGGCTTCCGGAACAAGCTGGAGGGCTGGGGCACCGGCAGCGGCAGCGCCTCCTGGCACAACCACAACCGGGTGCACCGCTGGGTCGGCGGGGCGATGCTCGGCGCCGCGTCGGTCAACGACCCGGTGTTCTGGCTCCATCACGCCTACCTCGACATGCAGTGGGAGCGCTGGCAGAAGGCGCACAGCAGCCACCGCTATCTGCCGGCCGATCCGCCCGGCACCGGCGACGCTCAGCACGGCCGGGTCGTCGCCCGGCACGAGAAGCTGCCGCCGTGGAGCGATACACCCGATCAGCTGGAGGACATGAGCGGGGTCTACCGGTACGCGTGA
- a CDS encoding HAD family phosphatase, which produces MSALPPAPQAVVFDCDGLLVDTEVCWTRAETKIFAAHGHDFGSEQKALVIGRTLQGAGEAMAEYFGRPGAGRELAAELLGLVREELAQGADALPGAAGLVERCAAALPVAVASNSPRELLDTALISSGLAEYFPVSFAADEVTTAKPAPDLYLVACETLGALPGRSVAFEDSATGIASARAAGLYVVTVPSLPGAVLDHDWLVSSLADAELVRWAEGLGDGVRQ; this is translated from the coding sequence GTGAGCGCCCTTCCCCCCGCCCCGCAGGCCGTGGTCTTCGACTGTGACGGACTGTTGGTCGACACCGAGGTCTGCTGGACCAGGGCCGAGACCAAGATCTTCGCCGCACATGGCCACGACTTCGGTTCGGAGCAGAAGGCCCTGGTCATCGGCCGTACGTTGCAGGGTGCGGGCGAGGCGATGGCCGAGTACTTCGGCCGGCCCGGAGCCGGTCGCGAGCTCGCCGCCGAACTGCTCGGCCTGGTGCGCGAGGAACTGGCGCAGGGGGCCGACGCCCTGCCCGGCGCCGCCGGACTCGTCGAGCGCTGCGCCGCGGCCCTTCCGGTGGCGGTGGCCAGCAACTCCCCCCGGGAACTGCTCGACACCGCGCTCATCTCGTCCGGTCTCGCCGAGTACTTCCCGGTGTCCTTCGCGGCCGACGAGGTGACCACGGCCAAGCCGGCCCCCGACCTCTATCTGGTGGCGTGCGAGACACTGGGCGCCCTCCCGGGCCGTTCGGTCGCCTTCGAGGACTCCGCCACCGGCATCGCGTCGGCCCGGGCGGCGGGCCTCTACGTCGTCACCGTGCCCTCCCTGCCGGGCGCCGTGCTGGACCACGACTGGCTGGTGTCCTCACTCGCCGACGCCGAACTCGTCCGCTGGGCGGAAGGTCTGGGCGACGGTGTCCGGCAGTGA